In Spiroplasma chinense, a single window of DNA contains:
- the tpiA gene encoding triose-phosphate isomerase, with the protein MRKQIIVGNWKMFKTNSQAVEFVKNVDSQLGSNENLIAGIAAPAVMLSDMTKVAKNLVVAAENCYFEKEGAFTGEISIPMLQDINVSYVVIGHSERRDIFGETDEMINAKVKALLAANMTPILCCGESLEIYEAGTTMDHVKKQLSDDLNGVSAEDMTKVVIAYEPIWAIGTGKVATPEIAQEVCKGIRDHIASLYSQDVADQVLIQYGGSVKPDNIKDILGQSDIDGALVGGASLVEESYLGLVK; encoded by the coding sequence ATGAGAAAACAAATTATCGTAGGGAACTGAAAAATGTTCAAAACAAACTCACAAGCAGTTGAGTTTGTTAAAAATGTAGATTCACAATTAGGATCAAACGAAAACTTAATCGCAGGGATTGCTGCACCAGCAGTAATGTTAAGTGATATGACAAAAGTTGCAAAAAACTTAGTTGTTGCAGCAGAAAACTGTTACTTTGAAAAAGAAGGAGCATTCACAGGAGAAATTTCAATTCCAATGCTTCAAGATATTAATGTAAGTTATGTAGTAATTGGTCACTCAGAAAGAAGAGATATCTTTGGAGAAACTGATGAAATGATTAATGCAAAAGTAAAAGCATTATTAGCAGCTAACATGACACCAATTTTATGTTGTGGAGAAAGCTTAGAAATTTATGAAGCTGGAACTACAATGGATCACGTTAAAAAACAATTATCAGATGATTTAAATGGTGTAAGTGCAGAAGATATGACAAAAGTTGTTATTGCATACGAACCAATTTGAGCTATTGGAACAGGAAAAGTTGCAACTCCAGAAATTGCACAAGAAGTATGTAAAGGAATTAGAGACCACATAGCTTCATTATACAGTCAAGATGTAGCTGACCAAGTTTTAATCCAATACGGTGGAAGTGTTAAACCAGATAATATCAAAGATATTTTAGGACAATCAGATATCGATGGTGCATTAGTTGGTGGAGCTTCATTAGTTGAAGAATCATACCTAGGATTAGTAAAATAA
- the tsaE gene encoding tRNA (adenosine(37)-N6)-threonylcarbamoyltransferase complex ATPase subunit type 1 TsaE — protein sequence MIRIESIEQLEKICQQILQECKENVCLLLSGDLGAGKTTFTKHLLKCMGVKEVVNSPTFVILNQYQAHDLLINHMDAYRLENNEEVELYTENFYGAFNIIEWSENLNFDYEKDFKVIKITIKLIDEQIREFEIEGI from the coding sequence ATGATAAGAATAGAATCAATTGAACAACTTGAAAAAATTTGCCAGCAAATACTGCAAGAATGCAAAGAAAATGTTTGCTTATTATTGTCTGGTGATTTAGGAGCTGGAAAAACTACTTTTACAAAACATTTATTAAAATGTATGGGTGTTAAAGAAGTTGTAAACTCACCAACTTTTGTAATATTAAATCAATATCAAGCACACGATTTATTAATAAATCACATGGATGCATACAGACTTGAAAATAATGAAGAAGTTGAACTTTACACAGAAAATTTTTATGGAGCATTTAATATTATTGAATGAAGTGAAAATTTAAATTTTGATTATGAAAAAGATTTTAAAGTGATAAAAATAACAATTAAACTAATTGACGAACAAATTAGAGAGTTTGAAATAGAGGGAATTTAA
- a CDS encoding ABC transporter ATP-binding protein/permease: MGTTQSEQVKKSLEKDCLVKLTDVTKDYGKKNVLKNINLEIKKGDRIGIIGPNGGGKSTLSEIIAGIRKPTSGSIEKKDDLVLGIQFQESKYPIGITVIDMIKYYLDTFSIEMKESELLELMRIYQILGFQNKFVQSLSGGQQQRLNILLGLIHNPDLVIFDEVSTGLDIEVRSQILDFIKEKIVKTDKSLILVTHSMSEIEELCNKYIYIHRGEIRDSGSVESIVKEHGSVHDYTWKKFNEEKKADLEAEYLAEKQHQKEKNEKKNKFDRIISSGKIKNKNIPLINLLLKYYIKGFAVPFFMFVFPILMLFLIGNIFTSSANTGGNEEVAKNMIHSLVGSYASMAALGVGFFVIPATIIEFKASVLMKRIGATNIKPIFFLLSVVVMGFVFVVISALWAILWAGIIYGHKYGWDVTSKPYDVAASIFLFIPVLLLSMTLGLTLASMFKSTTTYNAIVNVIYMPITFLSGGFSPIETVETSAPLKAISWINPFKYSINPFVEAWNGKYTFNLENGIYLGVSCALIVIFLIIPMFKLRWQD, translated from the coding sequence ATGGGAACAACACAATCTGAACAAGTTAAAAAGTCTTTAGAAAAAGACTGTTTAGTAAAGCTAACAGATGTAACAAAAGATTATGGAAAGAAAAATGTTCTTAAAAACATTAATCTAGAAATAAAAAAAGGTGACAGAATTGGGATTATTGGACCTAATGGTGGGGGAAAATCAACACTAAGTGAAATTATTGCAGGTATTCGTAAACCTACAAGTGGTTCAATCGAAAAAAAAGATGATTTAGTTTTAGGAATTCAATTCCAAGAATCTAAATATCCAATTGGAATTACAGTAATTGATATGATCAAGTATTATTTAGATACTTTTTCAATTGAAATGAAGGAAAGCGAATTATTAGAATTGATGAGAATTTATCAAATTCTAGGATTCCAAAATAAATTCGTTCAAAGTTTATCTGGAGGACAACAACAAAGATTAAATATATTATTAGGTTTAATTCATAATCCTGATTTAGTAATTTTTGATGAAGTTTCAACAGGACTTGATATCGAAGTTAGAAGTCAAATATTAGACTTTATTAAAGAAAAAATAGTAAAGACAGATAAATCTTTAATTCTTGTAACTCACTCAATGAGTGAAATTGAAGAATTATGTAACAAATACATCTATATACATAGAGGTGAAATTAGAGATTCAGGGTCAGTAGAATCAATCGTTAAAGAACATGGATCAGTTCACGACTATACATGAAAAAAATTTAACGAAGAGAAAAAAGCTGATTTAGAAGCAGAATATTTAGCTGAAAAACAACATCAAAAAGAAAAAAATGAAAAGAAAAATAAATTTGACAGAATAATAAGTTCTGGAAAAATTAAAAACAAAAATATACCTTTAATAAATCTATTATTAAAATACTACATTAAAGGTTTTGCAGTACCATTCTTTATGTTTGTTTTTCCAATTTTAATGTTATTTTTAATTGGTAACATCTTTACAAGTAGTGCAAATACAGGTGGTAATGAAGAAGTTGCAAAAAATATGATTCACTCACTTGTAGGTTCATATGCAAGTATGGCAGCTTTAGGGGTAGGATTCTTTGTAATTCCAGCCACAATTATCGAATTTAAAGCAAGTGTTTTAATGAAAAGAATAGGGGCAACAAATATTAAACCTATATTCTTCTTACTTTCTGTTGTAGTTATGGGATTTGTTTTTGTAGTAATTTCTGCACTATGAGCAATTCTATGAGCAGGAATAATTTATGGACACAAATATGGATGAGATGTAACTTCTAAACCATATGATGTAGCTGCATCTATATTCTTGTTTATCCCAGTATTGTTATTATCTATGACTTTAGGTTTAACATTAGCTTCAATGTTTAAATCAACTACTACTTACAATGCTATTGTAAACGTTATTTATATGCCAATTACTTTCTTAAGTGGAGGTTTCTCACCAATTGAAACTGTGGAAACTAGTGCTCCATTAAAAGCAATTAGTTGAATTAACCCTTTTAAATATTCAATTAATCCATTTGTGGAAGCTTGAAATGGTAAATACACATTTAATTTAGAAAATGGTATTTATCTAGGAGTTAGTTGTGCATTAATAGTAATATTCTTAATTATTCCAATGTTTAAATTAAGATGACAAGATTAA
- the tsaB gene encoding tRNA (adenosine(37)-N6)-threonylcarbamoyltransferase complex dimerization subunit type 1 TsaB, producing MNLFIDTTNNNLILILENKNQIIDSVYKTNQMRISDIVMDELKNMLDKNNLKIKEIDSVYCSNGPGSYTGVRVGITIAKTLKILNPSLKVFTLSSLAFQAGNDNVISLLDAKGKKFYIGIYESGVCKIADQLIPEDYLEEFKDQFGDFEIRSDYKDIDYINNYLSLKEKFELNDDVEKIEPIYIKNFI from the coding sequence ATGAATTTATTTATAGATACAACAAATAATAATTTAATTTTAATATTGGAAAATAAAAACCAAATAATAGATTCAGTTTATAAAACAAATCAAATGAGAATTAGTGATATTGTAATGGATGAGCTAAAAAATATGTTAGATAAAAATAACTTGAAAATAAAAGAAATTGACAGTGTTTATTGTTCAAATGGACCTGGAAGTTACACTGGAGTTAGGGTTGGAATAACAATTGCTAAGACTTTAAAAATTTTAAATCCTTCTTTAAAAGTATTTACATTATCATCCCTTGCTTTTCAAGCAGGAAATGATAATGTAATAAGTTTACTTGATGCAAAAGGTAAAAAATTTTACATAGGAATTTATGAGAGTGGAGTTTGTAAAATAGCAGACCAACTTATACCAGAGGATTATCTAGAGGAATTTAAGGACCAATTTGGTGATTTTGAAATAAGAAGTGATTATAAAGATATTGATTACATAAATAATTACCTAAGTTTAAAAGAAAAATTTGAATTAAATGATGATGTTGAAAAAATTGAACCAATTTATATAAAAAATTTTATTTAA
- a CDS encoding Cof-type HAD-IIB family hydrolase, with product MSKIKLVALDMDGTAYAGLGQYVEENIEPINQAIKQGVKVVFVTGRPVHAKYNRFDVYDFDKNEALVAGFNGALIYNWANNQVVEANPIPSKIVKEAFEILKEEKYSEVEVWGYAKSFDYSYINKPLESSMYLSHEGEFFHKEVVLFDNVKEVEDCYKLIMFNVNRELVERIKLLGLEVAWNEGIHAAEINLKGINKAYALKFLSKHYSIDASEMMSMGDGSNDIPMLEYAGLSIATANATDVVKECAKEVSQYTNLEGAVAKAIKKYVLGEN from the coding sequence ATGTCAAAAATAAAGCTAGTAGCTTTGGATATGGATGGAACAGCATATGCAGGTCTTGGACAATATGTTGAAGAAAACATAGAACCTATAAACCAAGCAATTAAACAAGGTGTAAAAGTTGTATTTGTAACAGGAAGACCAGTTCACGCAAAATACAATAGATTTGATGTCTATGATTTTGATAAAAATGAAGCTCTTGTTGCAGGTTTTAATGGTGCTTTAATTTACAATTGAGCAAACAACCAAGTTGTAGAGGCAAATCCAATACCAAGTAAAATTGTAAAAGAAGCGTTTGAAATTCTAAAAGAAGAAAAATATAGTGAAGTTGAAGTTTGAGGTTATGCTAAAAGCTTTGATTATTCATATATAAATAAACCTTTAGAAAGTTCAATGTATCTATCTCATGAAGGTGAGTTTTTTCATAAAGAAGTAGTTTTATTTGATAATGTAAAAGAAGTCGAAGATTGTTATAAATTAATAATGTTCAATGTAAATAGAGAACTTGTTGAAAGAATTAAATTATTGGGATTGGAAGTTGCTTGAAACGAAGGAATTCATGCAGCCGAAATCAACTTGAAAGGAATCAATAAAGCTTATGCTTTAAAATTCCTTTCAAAACATTATTCAATAGATGCATCAGAAATGATGTCTATGGGTGATGGGTCAAATGATATACCAATGCTTGAATATGCAGGGTTATCAATTGCAACAGCAAATGCCACTGATGTGGTAAAAGAATGTGCTAAAGAGGTATCTCAATACACAAATCTTGAAGGTGCTGTTGCAAAAGCTATTAAAAAATACGTATTAGGAGAGAATTAA
- a CDS encoding NAD(P)/FAD-dependent oxidoreductase, whose translation MTKDILIIGSGPAGLYAWKMASDLNLTGTVVEANTTYGGQVLNIYPEKTVLNLPAIVSLKGTEVIEQMYKAIKIDEEKINFKAETRVVDLQKIEPEERKEDFENWFKVTFSDGSVQNYKRILITDGVGVNSPIKLTPKDYDNIIYTIKDLNTFIDKDVLIFGGGDSALDWALELAKRSKSVKIIHRRDEFRAKPGSLEAAKELGIELLTPYGFDSISSEQDNIAKSLKLINMTTKEEVIVDFDLALVQFGVTIKKEKFDNLELEFNKMNKIIINEEMSTSVKGIYAAGDCCWYETKLRNLVSCFFEAMHSVINIEKTVNNRKVPNNGW comes from the coding sequence ATGACAAAAGATATTTTAATTATTGGTAGCGGTCCTGCTGGGTTGTATGCGTGAAAAATGGCATCAGATCTTAACTTAACAGGAACTGTAGTTGAGGCAAATACAACGTATGGGGGTCAAGTTTTAAATATTTATCCAGAAAAAACAGTATTAAATTTACCTGCAATTGTAAGTTTAAAAGGTACCGAAGTTATTGAACAAATGTATAAAGCTATTAAAATTGATGAAGAAAAAATAAACTTTAAAGCAGAAACTAGAGTTGTTGATTTACAAAAGATTGAACCAGAAGAAAGAAAAGAAGACTTTGAAAATTGATTTAAAGTGACTTTTTCAGATGGTTCAGTTCAGAATTACAAAAGAATTTTGATAACTGATGGTGTTGGAGTAAATAGTCCAATTAAATTAACTCCAAAAGATTATGACAATATAATTTACACAATCAAAGATTTAAATACCTTTATAGATAAAGATGTGTTAATTTTTGGTGGTGGAGATTCTGCATTAGATTGAGCTTTAGAACTTGCAAAAAGAAGTAAATCTGTAAAGATAATTCATAGAAGAGATGAATTTAGAGCAAAACCTGGAAGTTTAGAAGCTGCAAAAGAACTGGGTATTGAACTTTTAACTCCTTATGGTTTTGATTCAATTTCAAGTGAACAAGATAATATAGCAAAATCTTTAAAATTAATTAATATGACCACAAAAGAAGAAGTGATTGTCGATTTTGACCTTGCTTTAGTTCAATTTGGAGTAACTATAAAAAAAGAAAAGTTTGATAATTTAGAATTAGAATTCAATAAAATGAACAAAATTATAATAAACGAAGAAATGTCAACATCAGTAAAAGGAATTTATGCTGCAGGAGATTGTTGTTGATATGAAACTAAATTAAGAAATTTAGTTTCATGTTTTTTTGAAGCAATGCACTCTGTTATAAATATAGAAAAAACAGTTAATAATAGAAAAGTTCCAAACAATGGATGATAA
- the nagB gene encoding glucosamine-6-phosphate deaminase, translating into MNIIVVKTEQEIGQKTGDLILNKVKENPKAVIGLATGSSPLSTYKYIIENSKKENVSWHDITTFNLDEYKGLSGIHNQSYRYFMTHNLFNHIDIQKENTFVPSGMIESDDEVKVYDEKIKNAGGIDIQLLGIGVNGHIGFNEPGTSFDSLTSVVDLTDQTIEANSRFFNDKSEVPTQAVSMGLKSIMNAKEIVLIAMGENKAKAIKELVTGEVSTDWPCTILQNHPKVTLIIDEKAASLLD; encoded by the coding sequence ATGAATATTATTGTGGTAAAAACTGAGCAAGAAATTGGTCAAAAAACAGGGGATTTAATTTTAAATAAAGTTAAAGAAAACCCAAAAGCAGTTATTGGTTTGGCAACTGGTAGCTCACCATTATCAACTTATAAATATATAATAGAAAACTCAAAAAAAGAAAACGTTAGTTGACATGATATAACAACTTTTAATTTAGATGAATATAAAGGATTAAGTGGAATTCATAATCAATCATATAGATACTTTATGACTCATAATCTTTTTAATCATATTGATATTCAAAAAGAAAACACTTTTGTTCCAAGTGGAATGATTGAAAGTGATGATGAAGTAAAAGTTTATGATGAAAAAATTAAAAACGCTGGAGGAATAGATATTCAATTACTTGGTATTGGAGTAAATGGACACATTGGTTTTAATGAACCTGGAACTAGTTTTGATTCATTAACATCAGTTGTTGATTTAACTGACCAAACAATTGAGGCAAATTCACGTTTCTTTAATGATAAAAGTGAAGTTCCTACTCAAGCTGTTTCTATGGGTTTAAAATCAATTATGAATGCAAAAGAAATTGTTTTAATTGCAATGGGAGAAAACAAAGCAAAAGCTATTAAAGAACTTGTAACTGGAGAGGTTTCAACTGATTGACCTTGTACAATTTTACAAAATCACCCAAAAGTAACTCTTATAATTGATGAAAAAGCAGCAAGTTTACTAGATTAA
- the gpmI gene encoding 2,3-bisphosphoglycerate-independent phosphoglycerate mutase, which translates to MKAKKPVVLAILDGWGLAEPGKGNAVIEANMEFVESLKKEYPWVSAHASGEWVGLPEGQMGNSEVGHIHLGAGRIKYESLSLINKAIKDGDFESNSTIQAAIENCKKNNSAFHIMGLFSDGGVHSHMLHMFATFEAAAKAGLKEIYFHLFTDGRDTKPTVALNYLSDLNKLIEKYGVGQVASISGRFYSMDRDKRMERIAEGYASLVDRTCENSFTDPAAYIQSQYDAGKDDEGILPAYNSTVENGFIKANDSVVFANFRPDRAIQMASALTNKEYMAWTDPAFANLTFLGDKIFFVSMMEYSASVKSSHIAFKAIEVVNGLGEWLSKKGYKQLRIAETEKIAHVTFFFDGGKDYFKNGLATPEEIKLDGASINLISSPKVATYDLKPEMSAIEITDKLVEQIKSNEFDVIVLNYANCDMVGHTGMLDAAITAVKTLDGQLKRVYEATQETGAVMIITADHGNAEVMIDGEGGPNKKHTSQPVPIIVTDKSLELRTENPAIADVAPTILEIIGEEIPAEMTQPSLIKK; encoded by the coding sequence ATGAAAGCAAAAAAACCAGTAGTTTTAGCTATTTTAGATGGTTGAGGACTTGCAGAACCTGGTAAAGGAAATGCAGTAATCGAAGCCAACATGGAGTTTGTTGAAAGTCTAAAAAAAGAATACCCATGAGTTAGTGCTCATGCAAGTGGTGAATGAGTAGGTTTACCAGAAGGACAAATGGGAAATTCAGAAGTAGGACATATTCACTTGGGTGCTGGAAGAATTAAATATGAATCATTATCTTTAATTAATAAAGCAATTAAAGATGGAGATTTTGAAAGTAATTCAACAATTCAAGCTGCAATTGAAAATTGCAAAAAAAACAATAGTGCATTCCATATTATGGGGTTATTCTCTGATGGTGGAGTTCACTCACATATGTTACATATGTTTGCAACTTTTGAAGCAGCAGCAAAAGCTGGATTAAAAGAAATCTACTTCCATTTATTTACAGATGGAAGAGACACAAAACCAACAGTTGCTTTAAATTACTTAAGTGATTTAAATAAATTAATTGAAAAATATGGAGTTGGACAAGTTGCTTCAATTTCAGGAAGATTCTACTCAATGGATCGTGATAAAAGAATGGAAAGAATTGCAGAAGGGTATGCTTCACTAGTTGATAGAACTTGTGAAAATTCATTTACTGACCCTGCAGCTTACATTCAATCACAATATGATGCTGGAAAAGATGACGAAGGAATTTTACCAGCATACAATTCAACAGTTGAAAATGGATTTATTAAAGCTAATGATTCTGTTGTATTTGCAAACTTTAGACCTGATAGAGCAATCCAAATGGCAAGTGCTTTAACAAATAAAGAATATATGGCATGAACAGATCCTGCTTTTGCTAACCTAACTTTCTTAGGAGATAAAATTTTCTTTGTATCAATGATGGAATACTCAGCATCAGTTAAATCAAGTCACATAGCATTTAAAGCTATTGAAGTTGTAAATGGTTTAGGTGAATGATTAAGTAAAAAAGGTTACAAACAATTAAGAATTGCAGAAACTGAAAAAATTGCACACGTTACTTTCTTCTTTGATGGTGGAAAAGACTACTTTAAAAATGGTCTAGCAACTCCAGAAGAAATTAAATTAGATGGAGCATCAATTAACTTGATCTCATCTCCAAAAGTTGCAACTTATGACTTAAAACCAGAAATGTCTGCTATTGAAATTACAGATAAATTAGTTGAACAAATTAAATCAAATGAATTTGATGTAATTGTTTTAAACTATGCAAACTGTGATATGGTAGGACATACTGGAATGTTAGATGCAGCAATTACAGCTGTTAAAACATTAGACGGACAGTTAAAAAGAGTTTATGAAGCAACTCAAGAAACTGGAGCTGTTATGATTATTACTGCAGATCACGGAAATGCAGAAGTTATGATTGATGGAGAAGGTGGACCAAACAAAAAACATACAAGTCAACCTGTTCCAATCATAGTAACTGATAAATCATTAGAGTTAAGAACTGAAAATCCTGCAATAGCTGATGTTGCACCAACAATCTTAGAGATTATTGGAGAAGAAATTCCAGCAGAAATGACTCAACCAAGTTTAATCAAAAAGTAG